GGCTACAGAAGATCGCGCCTCCGATCACTTCGCAAGGAAGCGAATCACGGAAGTTCAAGGATGAATGACAGTACAGTACGAATCGCAAATCCAGCGGTGATCCGGCCGCAGGTCGGGCAAGGAACCTGGCCGCAGCGCGGATCGTCCGCGGCGCGGACGGAATTGCCAGTGGCTGGCGGACAGGGTCGCGTGGTGTTCAAGCGCTGCGTGGACCTGGCGGCCGCTTCGCTGTTGTTGCTCGTGGCCGCGGTCCCCATGGCGCTCGTCGCGGCGTTGGTGCGGCTGACCAGCACCGGCCCTGTATTCTATCAGCAAGAGCGCGTCGGCTTGCACGGCCGCGTGTTTACGCTTTGGAAGTTTCGCACGATGCGGATCGACGCGGAACGTGAAACCGGACCAGTCTGGGCGAAGCGGAACGACCCGCGCCGTACGTTGGTCGGCACGGTATTGCGTCGCTTGTGTATCGACGAACTGCCGCAACTGTTCAACGTTTTGCGCGGCGAGATGAGTCTGATCGGCCCGCGTCCGGAACGGCCGTGCTTTGTCGAAAAGTTTTCGACCGAGATGCCGGAATATCCGCGCCGCCACGCGGTGCTGCCGGGCTTGTCCGGTTGGGCGCAACTGAACGGGCTGCGCGGCGATACGTCGATCGCCGAGCGGTTGGAGTACGATTTGTATTACGTCCGCAATTGGAGTTGGACGTTCGA
The sequence above is drawn from the Planctomycetia bacterium genome and encodes:
- a CDS encoding exopolysaccharide biosynthesis polyprenyl glycosylphosphotransferase; its protein translation is MNDSTVRIANPAVIRPQVGQGTWPQRGSSAARTELPVAGGQGRVVFKRCVDLAAASLLLLVAAVPMALVAALVRLTSTGPVFYQQERVGLHGRVFTLWKFRTMRIDAERETGPVWAKRNDPRRTLVGTVLRRLCIDELPQLFNVLRGEMSLIGPRPERPCFVEKFSTEMPEYPRRHAVLPGLSGWAQLNGLRGDTSIAERLEYDLYYVRNWSWTFDVYMILMTPWRVLNDKNSC